The DNA region TTGAAATGTTGAATTCGAAATGTTGAACGGCGACTTGGGCCGCTTCTTCTCCGGCGAGCTAGGTGGCAGCACGCGGTGCGGCGCGGTAGCCGCCGGCGCGGGCATCGGCGGAccgtgcggcgcggcgtggcagcgcgcggcggcggctggcggcgcagAGGGTGGTGGCGGCGTGGTTAGGAGATGGGCAGCTAAGGTTTGGATGTGGGATCCAACGAGCGTAATTGTTTGTAAAATCTCAAATACTGGAAGATGGGGAAGCTAAGATCTACCGGAAGATATATATAGGAAATCCGGCCTAGTATGGCATATTCAGAACAATGGGCCACAAGGGATTTGAGCTAGGCTGCCAAGTGAAAGGTGTTCGACCGATGGGCTACAAGGGAGCCCGCTTAGCAACTTCTGTTAAAACAGGCTAGAAACGCGTTTGGCTGTGCTTATTTATTATTCATGGGCCTTTCTCACTGTTAGGGCCTTAGTTTTGAGCCTATTTACTAGCCTGACACAAAATTAGGACAAGAGCACTAACTTCACAACAGACCGAACAAGAATTACCGCAACTCCTGAATCAAGCTGACCAAACACCGGCTTAATACTTAGTTGCTTACCACGGCTTCTACTTCTTTTTTATAAAACACAGATGTGATTTTATTAAGACCCTGTTTGGATACCTTGGGCTAAACTTTAGTAGCCCCTCAAATAGAGGGTTAAAGTTTAGGGTGTTAAAAATACCCCTTTACCCCAAGGGTGATAGAGAGAGGGGATTGGTGGGAGGGTAGAGTGTGTCTTTGCACCCCTTGAACCACTTTTAGATTTTTTAGTCGCTTCAAGAGGGGCTAATAGGGTATAAAGTTTAGACAAGCACTTTTGGCCCACCTATTTAGTTCTTCAAGGTCTAAAATAAGATTAAAAGTGCTTGTCTAAACTTTATGCCATTGGAACCAAACGTACCCTAAGTGCTGTTCAGATTACAATCTGCACACATTATGTGTTCAATAAACTTAGAAGTATGCAGCAACCACATTATTACCCACATCTCTCTACAAACATTCTTGAGTTAAAACATATGCAATATTGTTCTAGTTTCTACTACAGTGTAAAAACTTCACCTCCGTTGCTACTCAGCGAGCAATTTAACTTCCTGGACGAGAAAGGTAAGACGACTTATGTTCTACAACGACTTCTACTTGTGGTTTTAATTTAGGGAGTGTTTGATCCAGGGATTAATTTTTATTCCGGATAACATAGGATATTTGATGCTAATTAGAAGGATTAAAGATGAGCTAACTGTAAAATCAATTGTATAAATAGAGATTAAGTCACGAGATGAATTTATTAAGCATAATTAATTCATAActagcacatatttactgtaacacaatattatcaaatcaagaactaattaggcttaatggattcatctcgcgaattagtctctATTTATATAATGAATTttgtaattagtctatatttaatacttctaattgatGTCAAACATTCGATGTGACGTGACTAAATTTTAGTCTCGAGATGTCAAATAGGCTCTAATTGATATCCAAACATTCTATATGATGGAGGTTATTTGGATGAATGCATCAGTTAATTAGTACAGTACTCAACTATCCAGCTAGGTGCGAACAtgatctttctttctttctattATGCAGAGCAAGAAGTTACTGCGGCTGTTATTGCTGTAAAAAGGAGCAACTACCGCCTGTCGCTGTCTAGACCAGCACCTCTCCAAGTCAACACGCCACGGCAGGCAGGCGTTGTCAGTCGGGAGCAAGAGATCGTACGCAccgcctcttcctcctcccctgtTCTCCGCGCGTCTTCTCCCTGCCGGCTGCAATCCTTGTCCCGAGGCAGTGTCCCGTCAGACACAGCACGGAACGGCTGAACCGCCTCCGCTTCCTGCCCCCTCTACGGGCTATCCTTCCTCCATTGTTTCCTACCCTCTTGGCGCTCTCCCAGTCGGACGAGTCTCTGTATCCCTGGCAGGTGGGGCCCTCGAAGTCTCGCTCCCTCCACCGCACTTGCGCCCCTGCCCGATGACCAGATCTCCTGCTCGGCTTCTCCAGCCCACACAAAACAAACTCCACCCGTTCATCTTTAATACGACCATCCGGAAAATCATaaaagtttttaacacacagTTCTTAAAAACAACGAAGTGCCAGGGAATCAAATGATATATGAACTAAAATGTCAAAACAACAGGAGGGGTACCTGTACTACTCTGGTCAACATGTAGTTTTTCCTATGTCCCGTTCGACATCAATTTGGTAAAAAAGGAACACTAGAGTTTGGAGACAGGGATTTTAATATCAATCAAAGAGGTTTCCTACAAAATCCTAACAGCAAATGCCACTCCGTTCTGATCAACTTGCGATCACGACGCCCTGCTGCAAGCCAGAGTGCTCCAAAATTGCAATGACCGGCAGCGAGGTTTATGATGCGCAGCAATAGATTGGAATCTATTTAGAAAGAACATTTCGATGTTGGAGTTTTCCCCGTGTTATCGCATCACGGATTCTTTGACGTACCACTGATCACCAGTACTGCAAAAGAGAACATGAGCGGAATTCAGAGTTACATATATCAAGCTTCCAAGTAACAGAAGAAGACATGAGAGAACTGACTAGCACGATGGCACCAGAGCAAGAAGACTCACAAATATTTCAGACAGATGTTAAGGAAGCGAGCATGTTGCAGGCTCTGAGATATGGTAACAGAACCTTCAATGTTCTGGTCTTTTTTTAGTTCTATAGGTTCAAATAAGTACAATAGGGTCTGCAAAAGGAGTACCAGTCAATATTATGGTTGTTCCCATTGCGGTCCTGTGGAAATGTCAAACTAAccatattatatatatactaaaaCAAAAAAGGCTGGCACTGCAGGAAAAATCACCTGCTGCCAGTGGGTAGGGGTATCTTCTGGTGCAGTTGAGAGAACAATTGATACATCTGGTTTTTTCTTTTTACTGCTTGGACTAGCATTTTGGGTGTTCCCATCCAATGATTGGCTTGCTAGCTTCTTGGATTTCTGGCGAACTGGTCCGTTGAACTCAACATCGAACCAAAATGCAAAACCATGTAACGGAGCTAAAAAGGCATTAAATAAGATATGGAGAGTAAGATTAGTACATTTGCCCTACACATGAAAGAAACAGTCTTGACAATTATCAAGTACATAAAATCAGCATAACTTCCAGTGACCATTTGCTAAGCAAAGGTTAAAGGCAATGAAACTGACAGATTGATTTAGGAAAGCAGCTAAGCGAGACATGACAACAGAAAAAGACCAACCAAACAATAAAACTATAGATAGAGGGTGCTTTAGATCATGACAGGGTAGCAAAAGTGCACTTGTTCCTGTTAGGAGTTTATAATTTGACTATGTGGTCTTTACTGGTCAAATCATCAGCCAAGGCAAATAGTTGTTAAATCTAGAGTCATGGACCCTTTTGTCTTTTCACCATGTACAAAAGGAACTAGTACAACTTACCTTGCAACATTGATGTAAATTTAAATGTGGCGGTAATGGTTTCAAGCTCCTGAGCTTGTATGGTATAACAGTCCACCTGTGACACCTGCTCCAGGAATCCAAGTACTTCAGCCAAAAAGATAAGCTCACCTTACACTTGGAGAGCAACAAAATGCAGGATTAAATCAACAAGCATTATACGCTGAGGTGTAAGAGTGATCTGTGCATAAAACGTAAGGCAAGCAGACAAGAACACACGCTTCTACTAGAACAATTTATAATTGGGACTCACCACAGTTGGCCACGTCAATACATTCTCTCCACTAATTGTCTCAACGGATGGCTCCATGAATGCACATTGTTTTGCAAGAGGCATCATAGAGGACACTGAAGTTAGGTAAAAAAAGGTAAAGTTACGTTCTCATATTTTTGGAATCTGCTGTAGTTAAACAGAAATATTATATAATTTGAGAGAGAATGTGACAATGCAACTCACTTTTTATACCATATACATCCCGCCAGAAGTAAACGCTATCATGATATCGCTGAGAATTTGTTATAGGTGCCATGTAAAGCTTCAACAAAAAAGTATATCTTGTATGTCAGCTAAAATTGTTCAGACCAACTTCAACTACCTAGTTGCTAGATAATACTTGTCTTGAATTCATACCGATGCATGTGATGGAAGAATAAGACCTCCTGGCTTAAGCCATTTATCCCTAGCAAAAATTACACTTCCCAGCATACTCTGCATCAACAAGACTAGATTTAAAGTTCACACAAACCATCATAAAATGAGCATGGGATTAGCCCAGTTTGTCCAAACTATACAGATATTGAAAGGTACCTCATATAGAAGCATGTATCCCATCCATTCAGATACGATTACATCAACTTTTTCTTCAATATTTACATCCTGGAATTTTATATTCAAACACTCATATTGCGTAACACATTGAAGCCCCGAAAGTAGAATTTTAAAGAAAATGACAAATGACAGCAGGATCAAATTTCATGGATACTAACTTATGGTTATGGTCTCAAAAGCATGAGAAAATCGAAGCCTAACATTAAAGTACAATAAAGCATCAGGTATACACAAATGGCAACAAAATAGCTAAGTTTAGATAGAAACAAATACCTCAATTCGTCCGTGCAAAACCACAACTTTATCAGATAGCTCATTCTCTCTCACAATCTCCATAGCCTAGATTAAAAGAATATTAAAAATCAACAATAGAATTTATAGAAGCTAATACCAAAATCCAGAGAAGTGAAACTACAGATGGTAATCAGCGAAAATGGAAATGGCAATTTTAAGGATAAGGACAAACATAGAATTTAAAAAAGGGAAAAACTCGACCACGGGGAGAATAAGTCCCCTGGCTGTCTTAAGACAGGACAGTACAGAACCCTTTAGGGATATTCAAGAGATCTGCAAGCAACCCAGTTCGAGCCCGAGTGGGAGGGCCTCTCATCTGGAGGTTCTATCAACCAAGCCATTGCTCAGTTTTTCGTGCGCACTTCACGAACAATACCAGAAGGGTAGGGTGTCCTTGGTCTGGCACCCTTCCTACTGGGACCAGCACGAAATGCTCGTAAACACTGATATATTTAGTTATAAGTTGTTAAGTAGGCACAAAGGAGGGCTGGGAGAATGGACCTTTTTGATACAAGGTTTATTCTCCAATTTGACAACGTAAATTAATATATCTGTGCAGCAAAAAATTACTGTATCTCAGCAATGTATGATAGTAGATTGGCAATCTCAACTAAAAGGGAAAAGAGGTGGTGAGACGGATCTACCTGTATTGCAATATCACTAGCATCGACGGCGTAAACCTGACAAGAAGATGAATTATAAATGAATAAAACAACTACAGAATATTTCATTTACACAAGGAAATAAATACCAAATATAGATAACTTAAGAACAATTTACAGCACTCATGCAGAAAAGAATTCATATTACACTACATACTATACCTTCAAAAAAAAACACTACATACTACATGTTTTCTCAAAAAATGAAAAGGTCTCACTGTAACAAACATAAAGCTTAAAAAACCAAGACTAAACATGAATGCTGCTAGTATTTAGTAGACATCTAGTACTAGAGATGCTCTTGTACAGTACAAATGAGCAATGCATTGAAGCAACTTTGTGTCTAATTGAAATGAGAAAATGCACAACTTCTCAAGCCAAGTATCCAACTATTACTCTTGTATTTCAAAAAGAGTGAAGTAAATTATGTCAAAGTTCATCACACTTAATTGTCCAAGTTTATCGCACTTAATTAGCATACAACAAAGTGCAGGGCTTGGGAGGAAATCAAGTATGAGACGATGTTCCATTTCCTGGAACAGTAGCAGTG from Panicum hallii strain FIL2 chromosome 9, PHallii_v3.1, whole genome shotgun sequence includes:
- the LOC112877980 gene encoding probable protein arginine N-methyltransferase 6.2, yielding MFTGGADGNGHLPRPRRPRRGGLGGGGIGSPPGQGSSTVQPYPAAPPCTDYDMAYFKAYSHIGVHEEMLKDHVRTSTYRNAIMHHQDLISGKVVLDVGCGTGVLSIFCAFAGATRVYAVDASDIAIQAMEIVRENELSDKVVVLHGRIEDVNIEEKVDVIVSEWMGYMLLYESMLGSVIFARDKWLKPGGLILPSHASLYMAPITNSQRYHDSVYFWRDVYGIKMSSMMPLAKQCAFMEPSVETISGENVLTWPTVVSQVDCYTIQAQELETITATFKFTSMLQAPLHGFAFWFDVEFNGPVRQKSKKLASQSLDGNTQNASPSSKKKKPDVSIVLSTAPEDTPTHWQQTLLYLFEPIELKKDQNIEGSVTISQSLQHARFLNICLKYFTGDQWYVKESVMR